The Synechocystis sp. PCC 6714 genome includes the window TTCGAGGGTTTCTGAAATACGGCTACGGGGAACCTCCGGATGGCCCAAACGTAATTCTTCTAGCAACGTGCTGCCACAGAAATGACGCTCCGGGAATTGGAACACCAAACCACATAGTTGCTGTAGATGAAGAGGGGTTAATTCCTGGGTTTGCCAACGGATATGGCCACTACTAGGTTCCGCCAAACCAGAAAGGATTTCCAACAGAGTAGTCTTACCTGAGCCGCTGGGGCCAATTATTAAACCGAGTTGCTGGGGAGCTAATTCGAAATTGATATCTTTTAGAATGGGATGCAAGGCGGCGGGCGGATGGTAGCAAACGTCGTTTAAACACAGCATATTGATAAAGTTGAAACGCTATCTTCCCGACAAGTCATACTTATTTGTCATGCCAGTTCCGTTAAAAGCTAGATATTATGGCAATCACAATTTCCTAAGATTTTAGCCTGATTTCCCTAACTTTCTAGGTTTTAACATTGTCCTTCAGTGTTCCCTCCGTAGATAAATTCAACTATGTTGGCTTCCCTCACCCGTGTTACTCCGATGACTGTAATCCGTAATCGTTGGACAAGAATCCTTGCCCAATCCATTTTAGGCGTCTTGACTGTTACTAGTAGTGCTTGGGCCGGAGACCCTTTTCGCCCCAACAATCCCCATAATATCGGCGACCAGACGGAGGCGGCCTTTGAGGCCATTTTCCGTGATGGTGATTATCGAGGGGCAGAGGAAATTTTAGCTGTGGCAATTCAAACGGAGCCCAATGAGCCCCTAGTTTATGCAATGAAGGCTTCCTTTGCTTACGATGCCAATGATATGGAGGGAATGAGAAATTATGCTAGACAAACCCTGGAGTCGGCCCAACGCTTGGCCCCTAGCGATCCCCTGCGGGGTAATTTATATATTGCTGTGGGACATTTTTTGGAAGGTAGTTATCTGCTCAAGAAAGGTAGTTATCTCCAGGCGGTGGGAAAAACGGGCACAGTTTTTGAGCACTTAGATAAAGCTTCTGCCATTAACCCGAATGATCCAGAGGTTAATCTTTTACGGGGTTATCTGGACTTGTTTCTGTCCCGCTATACTCCTTTTAGCCAGTCGGAAAAGGTGATTGGTCGCTTTGAAGAGTATGCGGCTCCGGACTATCTCCGTTACCGTGCTCTAGCTACCACCTATCGTGATTTGGAGAAGTATGACTTAGCAATGGCTAACATTGATCGGGCCTTGGCGATCACCCCTAATAACCCAGAACTGCAGTATTTAAAGGGACAATTTTTACGTAATCAAGGTCGGCGGACTATGGATTTGAGTAAGCTTCAGCAGGCACAACAATATTACGCATTGGCTCTGCAGAAACAGGATCAGTTATCCCGGGCTTTGATTGTCCAACTTAACCATGAAAATAATGCCGTGGTGGACGAAATTCAGAAGTTAGCCCAAAACCCATCTCTGAAGGGTTTTTAAAAAGTCCTACTCGAAAAAATATCAAGGAGACTCAATTTTGTGGCTGGGTTGATACGGTATTAAAAACAGTTTTATGGAGGGAAAGCTCGTTCCTTTGTTTAACGTGTTTAACAGTCCGGCTTGGGTGGCTTAATCCTCATTGAGTTGCCTCAGCCGTTCCTCGATCGCCGTTAGGCCCTGCCAATTGACCAAATCCTTTAACCACGGGGGTGGTGGGGTGGTGCCATAGTCCAGCAGGTAACTGGAACGAAGAAAACAATGGAGAGCTAATTCACTAACGGTTGCTGCGGCGCCATCCTGGGTTTGCAGACGGGTGGCTCCACTGAGGTAATGGCCTAAAATACTCGGACTGTTTTTGCCAATGTAAATTTCCCTTGCTCGTCGAACCTTTTCCACCATGGCCCAGGGGTCAGCCATGGCCAACAGTAGAGTGTGGGGCTCAAACTCGTTGACCCAATTGCCGCAGGCTTCTAAGTTGTCAACGATCCCCACCAAACCGTAATGGGCTAGGGCCTTTTCCGTATGCACTGAATGTTCCTGCTCCCGGCAATAGCGATTGACCCATTGAATTACTTCTTCTCCCAACTCCAGGCGATCGGTCAATAACACAGCGCTGGCATTGGGATGTTGTTCTGCGTGGGCTAGTAAATCCAGAGCTAACCATTGCCCGTTGGCATTCCTATCAGCTAATACCATTAAATCTGTCCTCGGCAGGGCTTGATCAATGGTAACTATAGTACCAAGTAATTGTTTGGCTACCATGACTTGGGGGGACCCCACCCCTGTAATCGACTCCACCGGGGCGATGTTTTTTGTCCCCCAGGCCAACATGGCGATCGCCATCAGTCCTTCGGCCAGATAAATTTCCTCAATGCCCATTTCCTGGGCTGCCACTAAAATGGTCGGGCTAATGGTTTCCGTCACTAAAACCCGCTCTGCCACCCCGACTGTCTTGGCCAGCATACCTTGGCGGAGTAAATTCCCCAGGGCGTCACCTTTTTTGGAGTCTAGATAAAAACCAGCCCTTCTGATTGGGTAAAATCTTTGGCCCTGTACCATGCCATCCTCGGGAAAGCTTACTTGGGTTGTTGGCAACTGGGGACGATAAACTCGTTCGAGGGCAGCACAGGTTTGGTGGATCACAGATAGCTTTTCCTGGTCAATGCGCTGATAAGCCGCATCCAACTCAGCTCCGCTAACCCGAGGGGGGGAATCCTGCCCAGGGCTGCCCCAATGCTCCATTGCTTTCATCACTTCCGCCATCATCGGCCATGGGAAAGGTAAGGGGCGATGATGTAAACGTCGCAACTCCTGAATAATGTCACCGGACTGGGTGATGAGACGTAACATGGCAACTAACTCGCTCCCAAACAGCCAACCCCAGGCAGATCGCCTAGTTCTGTTTTAGCTTAACGTTTTTGCCAATGAAGTTCTCCATCCCCCATCCTTGGGATGGTTGGTTGAGCTATGGCAGTGCCGGTGAATTTTTTCCATCATCCCAGGGACAAATAGGATCAACCCGAATCAGATTCCGAGGTCGTTTTTTTGCCCTTCAGTAAATTGGGAGCAATGGACAGTACCAGGGCGATCACCGTGGCCGGGATCACAACAAATGAAATGATGTCAGTAAACAGAGATAAATTTTGATTGCTGGTGGCATTCAAAATTAAGTAGATAGCATAGGAAAAGTAATAGCCCAGAAAGAGAAGGCCTTCCCAGCGAGAAATTAGTTGCCCAGTGATAAATACTGGTAAACAAATTATCGCCACTGCCAACATCACAGGCAAATCAAATCTAATCAGGGCTGGGGCGATCGCCACCCCGGTGGGGGAAAGACTGGCCGCAAAGCCCAGCACCGCTAAAATGTTGAAAATATTACTGCCGACCACATTACCCACAGCAATATCCCGTTCTCCCCGATAGCTCGCCACCACCGAAGTGGCCAGTTCTGGCAGGGATGTGCCCATGGAAACCAGTGTTAGGCCGATAACTAACTCACTGATGCCTAGAGTCCGGGCAATGTCCACAGAGCTTTGCACTAACCAGCGGGAGCCCAGCACTAATAGTCCAATGCCCACCACAATATAGGCAACTTGTTTGATAATTTGTTGCCCTGTTTTCGACACCGGCTCGCCAAATTCCTGGGCATATTCTTCGGCAATTTCCGGGTTCTTTTCCCGCCGACTTTGGAAGATAAGAAAAGTGGTGTATAGAATTGCCCCCAGAACAAAAATTGAGCCATCCGTACGATTAATCCGACCATCTTGGGCAAAAAACATCAGTAGCGCCGAAACACCGATTAAGATGGGCACATCCAAGCGGATTAGTTGTTGGGCCACCACCAGGGGGGTAATGGTGGCGCAGATACCGAGGATGAGCAGAATATTGAAAATGTTACTACCCACTACATTACCGATGGAGATGTCTGCTTGGCCCGCAAATACCGCCTGCAGGCTAACCACTAACTCTGGAGCACTGGTGCCATAAGCCACTATGGTTAAGCCAATAATTAAAGGGGAAATGCCGAACATCAAGGCAATGCGGGAAGCTCCTTTAACTAAAATTTCCGCTCCTATCACCAAAATTGCCAGACCCGCCACCAACATCGGGACAGTTATCCAAGTCATCATTTTTTCTCCCAGTAATCCCAGAGTTGCCAAACCTAACCAGCTTTTTGTAGGGCACGACGGTAAAGTCGTTGGACTTTGCTCAGAAATCTATCAAGGGATGATTTTGGCGGCTCATGGCTGGGATCAGATTCCTGTAGGGAAGCTAATAGTTGGGCCTCTTGGGTTTGGATGTCCCCATCACTGTAGAGCAAGCCACTCAAGGCTTCTAAGAGTTCGGAATATTCTTGGTCACCGGGATAATCTCCTAGATACTCATTTACCCAGGCATAACACTGGGGGGCTTCTACGGATTTGAGTTCCGATAAAAGAATTTGCAATTCTGGGTCATTTTCAAGTTCGTATTCCGTTGCTAAGCGTCGCAAATATTGCCTCTCTTCCACTTGGATCACCCCATCCAACCAGGCGGCTCCGATGAGAATTTTTAGTAATTGTTTAGTTTTGGTAGTTTTACTCATGGCACATTAACTCTGTGATGGGATAGTGCGGTTAATTCAGCTAAAGGTTCTGGCCAGATAATCAAACTTCAGTATTGTTCCTCTGGCGTTGTCCCCCCAACCAGAATTTTCACCCACTATTCCCATTGTGGGGGGAAGGGTCGATCGCCGTCGGCATTGTTAAGCTTTCTTTAAATTTGCGATGAAAAAGCCGTCTTGGTGGTGTTGATGGGGCAAAATCGTCAGCATTCCCTGGTCAATTATCTCCCTAACCTCTTCCTGGGGATTAATCCACTGAAAAGGTGCCGATCGCCATTCGGGGTGACTTGCCAAAAACTGTTCAATTTGTGCCTCATTTTCTGCCCGGTTCAAGGTGCAGGTGGAGTAGACCAGAATGCCACCGGGTTTAACCATCGGGGCGATCGCCGTTAACAAAGCCTGTTGCAGAGGTAAAAGGGTGGCAATGGTAGCGGGGGTTTGGCGCCAACGGAGAT containing:
- a CDS encoding histidinol dehydrogenase produces the protein MLRLITQSGDIIQELRRLHHRPLPFPWPMMAEVMKAMEHWGSPGQDSPPRVSGAELDAAYQRIDQEKLSVIHQTCAALERVYRPQLPTTQVSFPEDGMVQGQRFYPIRRAGFYLDSKKGDALGNLLRQGMLAKTVGVAERVLVTETISPTILVAAQEMGIEEIYLAEGLMAIAMLAWGTKNIAPVESITGVGSPQVMVAKQLLGTIVTIDQALPRTDLMVLADRNANGQWLALDLLAHAEQHPNASAVLLTDRLELGEEVIQWVNRYCREQEHSVHTEKALAHYGLVGIVDNLEACGNWVNEFEPHTLLLAMADPWAMVEKVRRAREIYIGKNSPSILGHYLSGATRLQTQDGAAATVSELALHCFLRSSYLLDYGTTPPPPWLKDLVNWQGLTAIEERLRQLNED
- a CDS encoding TerB family tellurite resistance protein, translated to MSKTTKTKQLLKILIGAAWLDGVIQVEERQYLRRLATEYELENDPELQILLSELKSVEAPQCYAWVNEYLGDYPGDQEYSELLEALSGLLYSDGDIQTQEAQLLASLQESDPSHEPPKSSLDRFLSKVQRLYRRALQKAG
- a CDS encoding ABC transporter ATP-binding protein, with the translated sequence MLCLNDVCYHPPAALHPILKDINFELAPQQLGLIIGPSGSGKTTLLEILSGLAEPSSGHIRWQTQELTPLHLQQLCGLVFQFPERHFCGSTLLEELRLGHPEVPRSRISETLEEVGLGHCPWNLSPQALSGGQQRRLSLAVQLIRQPNILLLDEPTAGLDWSMRRQLTGLLTKLKSHWGLLVVTHDPGELMAIADQCWRLDHGILSPQTFSNK
- a CDS encoding calcium/sodium antiporter, with translation MMTWITVPMLVAGLAILVIGAEILVKGASRIALMFGISPLIIGLTIVAYGTSAPELVVSLQAVFAGQADISIGNVVGSNIFNILLILGICATITPLVVAQQLIRLDVPILIGVSALLMFFAQDGRINRTDGSIFVLGAILYTTFLIFQSRREKNPEIAEEYAQEFGEPVSKTGQQIIKQVAYIVVGIGLLVLGSRWLVQSSVDIARTLGISELVIGLTLVSMGTSLPELATSVVASYRGERDIAVGNVVGSNIFNILAVLGFAASLSPTGVAIAPALIRFDLPVMLAVAIICLPVFITGQLISRWEGLLFLGYYFSYAIYLILNATSNQNLSLFTDIISFVVIPATVIALVLSIAPNLLKGKKTTSESDSG
- a CDS encoding Sll0314/Alr1548 family TPR repeat-containing protein, which encodes MLASLTRVTPMTVIRNRWTRILAQSILGVLTVTSSAWAGDPFRPNNPHNIGDQTEAAFEAIFRDGDYRGAEEILAVAIQTEPNEPLVYAMKASFAYDANDMEGMRNYARQTLESAQRLAPSDPLRGNLYIAVGHFLEGSYLLKKGSYLQAVGKTGTVFEHLDKASAINPNDPEVNLLRGYLDLFLSRYTPFSQSEKVIGRFEEYAAPDYLRYRALATTYRDLEKYDLAMANIDRALAITPNNPELQYLKGQFLRNQGRRTMDLSKLQQAQQYYALALQKQDQLSRALIVQLNHENNAVVDEIQKLAQNPSLKGF